Proteins from a genomic interval of Myxococcales bacterium:
- a CDS encoding aldehyde dehydrogenase family protein, protein MEPAPPSPASRRLEIRNPATGGSLGHVSVASASDVASAVQRARRAQPGWAALGLAGRRAALRSLSARLARDTALVDTLTAESGQPAHEAEAIEVLYTCELIRHLTGRAGARALGDECRSPFFFANKRARILQHPRGVVGVIGPWNWPLLNNFADTVAPLVAGNAVVLKPSPLTPLSSLHVKTLWDELGLPADVFQVVTGDSQTGEALVEAVDMIFFTGSVEAGRKVAAAAGARLIPAVVELGGKSAAIVLEGANLKDAARAIVWSAFMHSGQACIRTERVLVEATAASALTAHLAREIAQLRVGPPDIEPDVGATIFAPLRERWQAQIDQAVAAGARVLVGNEQRPGPGCFFSPTLLVGVTPEMTVAKEETFGPVLPVIAVANADEALRVANALPFGLSGAVFARSTAEARRVARQLETGNVCLNDTAVHYFCVESPLGGIKQSGLGVRHGHEAIRQFCWTETVIEDRPLFGPLTRALMGQLRYPYRPRVRRALRFLMRKVYG, encoded by the coding sequence GTGGAACCTGCGCCCCCCTCCCCTGCGTCCCGACGGCTCGAGATTCGCAACCCCGCCACTGGGGGGTCGCTTGGGCACGTGAGCGTCGCCAGCGCCAGCGACGTGGCGTCCGCTGTGCAGAGGGCGCGCCGCGCGCAGCCCGGGTGGGCCGCCCTGGGGCTTGCCGGCAGGCGGGCCGCCCTGCGGAGCCTCAGCGCCCGCCTGGCGCGCGATACGGCCTTGGTCGACACCTTGACGGCGGAGAGCGGGCAGCCCGCCCACGAAGCCGAGGCCATCGAAGTGCTGTACACCTGCGAGCTCATCCGACACCTGACAGGCCGCGCCGGCGCGCGTGCGCTCGGCGACGAATGCCGCAGCCCCTTTTTCTTTGCGAACAAGCGTGCCCGTATCCTCCAACACCCCCGCGGAGTCGTGGGGGTGATCGGGCCCTGGAACTGGCCCCTCTTGAACAACTTTGCCGACACCGTCGCGCCGCTGGTCGCCGGCAACGCCGTGGTGCTCAAGCCATCCCCGTTGACACCCCTGTCTTCCTTGCACGTCAAGACGCTGTGGGATGAGCTGGGGCTGCCCGCCGACGTCTTTCAGGTGGTCACCGGAGACTCACAGACCGGTGAAGCGCTCGTGGAGGCCGTCGACATGATTTTCTTCACGGGCAGCGTGGAGGCGGGGCGGAAGGTGGCAGCGGCGGCCGGCGCGCGCCTGATTCCCGCGGTGGTGGAGCTGGGTGGGAAAAGTGCTGCCATCGTGCTCGAGGGCGCCAACCTGAAAGACGCAGCACGAGCGATCGTCTGGAGCGCCTTCATGCACAGCGGCCAGGCCTGCATTCGCACCGAACGTGTGCTGGTGGAAGCCACCGCAGCGTCTGCCTTGACGGCACATCTGGCTCGAGAAATCGCCCAGCTGCGGGTGGGACCGCCCGACATAGAGCCCGACGTGGGGGCCACTATCTTCGCGCCCCTGCGTGAGCGGTGGCAAGCGCAGATCGACCAGGCGGTGGCGGCGGGCGCCCGAGTTCTCGTAGGCAACGAGCAGCGCCCGGGCCCCGGCTGCTTTTTTTCGCCAACCCTGCTGGTGGGCGTCACCCCAGAGATGACTGTGGCAAAGGAGGAGACCTTCGGGCCCGTGCTGCCTGTCATCGCGGTGGCCAACGCAGACGAAGCCTTACGCGTGGCCAATGCCCTGCCGTTCGGTCTTTCGGGGGCCGTTTTCGCGCGCAGCACGGCCGAAGCCCGCAGGGTGGCTCGCCAGCTCGAGACGGGCAACGTATGCCTGAACGACACGGCGGTGCACTATTTTTGCGTCGAGTCCCCGCTTGGCGGGATCAAGCAAAGCGGGCTCGGCGTGCGGCATGGCCACGAAGCGATCCGACAGTTCTGTTGGACGGAGACGGTGATCGAAGACCGGCCCCTCTTCGGACCGCTCACGCGGGCGCTCATGGGCCAGCTACGGTACCCCTACCGCCCGCGCGTGCGGCGCGCGTTGCGCTTTCTCATGCGCAAGGTCTACGGTTAG
- a CDS encoding integration host factor subunit beta produces MTKSDLIEILCETQKLPKGRAELLVNTVFDSMEASLRRGERIEIRGFGSFEIREYKAYEGRNPRTGSAVPVRPKRLPFFKVGKELKERVNNGRLSARRSDGSRGEVGRVIAVAEKAPQTVEREVAPLAAAAGGDSRS; encoded by the coding sequence ATGACGAAGTCGGACCTCATCGAAATCTTGTGTGAAACGCAAAAGCTCCCCAAGGGGCGCGCCGAACTGCTGGTGAACACCGTGTTCGACAGCATGGAGGCCTCGCTACGCCGAGGTGAGCGCATCGAGATCCGCGGCTTCGGCAGCTTCGAGATTCGCGAATACAAGGCCTACGAAGGGCGGAATCCCCGCACCGGCTCCGCCGTTCCGGTGCGCCCGAAGCGCCTGCCCTTCTTCAAGGTGGGCAAGGAGCTGAAGGAGCGGGTGAACAACGGCAGGCTGTCTGCAAGGCGCTCCGATGGATCCCGTGGCGAGGTCGGACGCGTGATCGCCGTGGCCGAAAAAGCGCCCCAGACTGTCGAACGCGAGGTGGCCCCACTGGCGGCGGCCGCCGGCGGCGATTCGCGTTCCTGA
- a CDS encoding methylmalonyl-CoA mutase — MAAIVPLFTRLARPHASKAFRRDRFLAGKAEGRHTPRVSTSSKPPLPPDARAAWERDVLAPARARGLRKPSFETPSGIPLPDVFDESDLAARAFEPAQALGYPGAYPFTRGVQGTQYRGKLWTMRQYAGFGTAAESNQRYKFLLAAGQTGLSVAFDLPTQMGRDPDHPLAAGEVGRTGVSIATLDDMRVLLDGLPLDKVSTSMTINATAATLLALYVAVADERGTPRAQLSGTIQNDILKEYVARGTYIYPPGPSLRLIADTFSFCRAELPRWNTISVSGYHIREAGSDAVQEVAFTLANGVTYVETALAAGLDVDEFAPRLSFFFNAHANLLEEVAKFRAARRLWARLMRERFGAKDPRSWGLRFHAQTAGSTLVAHEPLNNVVRTTVEALAAVLGGAQSLHTNGYDEALALPTEASARLALRTQQILAHESGVGDIVDPLGGAYAVEALTSDLEARALALMDEISARGGMRAAIEAGFPQRLIEERAYAHQLALESRHVLVVGQNAFVSGTEGSAGAPSDEPSGIPPLHRLDPAVEAAQAARVRLHRSVRGPRAGEALSQLAESARGTDNLVSAILTAVKVGATLGEIADVLRQVFGEHQQSA, encoded by the coding sequence ATGGCCGCGATTGTACCGCTCTTCACCCGCCTCGCGAGACCTCACGCGTCGAAGGCGTTCCGCCGGGACAGGTTTCTCGCGGGAAAGGCCGAGGGGCGGCACACTCCACGGGTGTCCACGTCCTCCAAACCACCCCTCCCCCCCGACGCACGCGCCGCGTGGGAACGGGACGTTCTCGCACCCGCCCGGGCGCGGGGCTTGCGCAAGCCTTCGTTCGAGACCCCCTCGGGCATCCCTCTGCCGGACGTCTTCGATGAAAGCGACCTGGCCGCACGCGCCTTCGAGCCTGCGCAGGCCCTCGGTTACCCCGGCGCGTACCCCTTCACCCGCGGCGTTCAAGGCACGCAGTACCGCGGCAAGCTTTGGACCATGCGACAGTACGCCGGTTTCGGGACGGCGGCGGAGTCCAACCAACGCTACAAGTTCCTTTTGGCCGCGGGCCAGACCGGGCTTTCCGTGGCCTTCGATCTGCCCACCCAAATGGGGCGCGATCCCGATCACCCGCTGGCCGCGGGCGAAGTGGGCCGCACCGGCGTGTCGATCGCCACGCTCGACGACATGCGGGTTTTGCTCGATGGCTTGCCGCTCGACAAGGTGTCGACCTCCATGACCATCAACGCCACGGCGGCCACGCTGCTGGCGCTCTACGTCGCGGTGGCGGACGAACGGGGCACCCCGCGTGCGCAGCTCTCCGGCACCATCCAAAACGACATCCTCAAGGAGTACGTGGCTCGGGGCACGTACATCTATCCGCCAGGCCCCTCGCTGCGTCTCATCGCCGACACCTTTTCGTTCTGTCGCGCCGAGCTGCCCCGCTGGAACACCATCAGCGTGAGTGGCTATCACATCCGGGAAGCCGGGTCCGACGCGGTTCAAGAGGTCGCCTTCACCCTCGCCAACGGCGTGACCTACGTGGAAACGGCCCTGGCCGCAGGGCTCGATGTCGACGAGTTCGCGCCGCGCCTGTCTTTCTTCTTCAACGCACACGCCAATTTACTGGAGGAGGTGGCCAAGTTCCGCGCCGCGCGGCGCCTGTGGGCGCGGCTGATGCGTGAACGCTTCGGGGCCAAGGACCCGCGCTCGTGGGGGTTGCGCTTTCACGCCCAAACGGCGGGCTCCACCCTCGTGGCACACGAACCACTCAACAACGTGGTGCGCACCACCGTCGAAGCCCTCGCCGCCGTGCTGGGGGGCGCGCAGTCGCTCCACACCAACGGCTACGATGAAGCCCTGGCGCTGCCCACGGAGGCCTCGGCCCGCCTGGCGTTACGTACTCAACAGATCTTGGCTCACGAATCCGGCGTGGGCGACATTGTGGACCCCCTCGGGGGGGCCTACGCCGTCGAGGCGCTCACGAGCGACCTCGAAGCCCGCGCCCTTGCCCTCATGGACGAGATTTCCGCCCGCGGAGGCATGCGGGCCGCCATCGAGGCCGGCTTCCCGCAACGGCTCATCGAGGAGCGCGCCTACGCCCACCAGTTGGCTCTGGAGAGCCGCCACGTGCTCGTGGTGGGACAAAACGCTTTCGTCTCCGGGACGGAAGGCAGCGCCGGCGCCCCAAGCGACGAGCCTTCGGGGATCCCTCCGCTTCACCGCCTGGATCCGGCCGTGGAAGCCGCCCAGGCGGCACGGGTACGCCTCCACCGGAGCGTGCGCGGCCCACGGGCGGGCGAGGCGTTGAGCCAGCTCGCAGAGTCCGCAAGGGGGACAGACAACCTCGTGTCCGCTATCTTGACCGCGGTGAAGGTTGGGGCCACTTTGGGCGAGATCGCGGACGTCCTGCGGCAGGTGTTCGGCGAACACCAACAATCCGCGTAA
- a CDS encoding cupin domain-containing protein: protein MTLFAAGALVFPGAAVFAAPEPPTEAQQVMAAVEKALQRHAGDVHACFGRALADRLDVAGKLELDVTVGAGGNVKSSEVTAKSDAVPEGLAACVREASSTWQLEGIEPGASVVLPFTFAGQAHQFVVNAADVPARPEARGKVVPPFQVKILADRTNVRARHMAVTHLTIAPANRVAMHRHAESAKILFVLSGAARVLGPKGQDPVKLSEGDAVFLPRGYPHVIENMGRQIPAVMLQVFSPAGPELVYRDPKDPLGRAAFEVLRGAAPGAPPGAELAVVRKDEGASSPLAGGKGQRRLVFDPSATGDASLALEVAEFAPGSSLPRQLHPSSEAFMWVVSGGGVVKAGAEDVSFGAGHAVFVPAGQPYTPRFEGEAPTVAVRLFAPAGPEHAPGQPASAPGAPASNPKTPSAAPAVSPQPGNNR, encoded by the coding sequence ATGACTCTCTTTGCCGCGGGCGCCCTCGTGTTCCCAGGTGCCGCTGTTTTTGCAGCTCCGGAGCCGCCCACCGAAGCGCAGCAGGTCATGGCCGCTGTCGAGAAGGCGTTGCAGCGGCACGCGGGCGACGTACACGCCTGCTTTGGCAGGGCTCTGGCAGACCGGCTTGACGTGGCGGGAAAGCTCGAGCTGGACGTGACCGTGGGCGCCGGGGGCAACGTCAAAAGCAGCGAGGTCACGGCGAAGTCCGACGCGGTTCCCGAGGGCCTCGCCGCCTGCGTGCGGGAGGCCTCGTCGACCTGGCAGCTCGAAGGCATCGAACCCGGGGCGTCGGTCGTGTTGCCCTTCACTTTCGCAGGCCAGGCACACCAGTTCGTGGTGAATGCCGCCGACGTGCCCGCGCGCCCCGAAGCCCGAGGCAAGGTGGTGCCTCCCTTCCAGGTGAAGATTCTCGCCGATCGCACGAACGTGCGGGCGCGCCACATGGCCGTCACCCACCTGACGATAGCGCCCGCCAACCGCGTGGCGATGCACAGGCACGCGGAGAGCGCGAAGATCCTCTTCGTCCTCAGTGGAGCCGCCCGCGTTCTGGGTCCCAAGGGACAAGATCCCGTCAAGCTTTCCGAGGGAGATGCCGTATTCCTTCCCAGGGGGTACCCCCACGTGATCGAGAACATGGGGCGTCAGATTCCAGCCGTGATGCTCCAGGTGTTTTCGCCTGCAGGGCCCGAGCTGGTCTACCGTGACCCGAAAGATCCCTTGGGGCGCGCGGCCTTCGAGGTCCTTCGCGGCGCGGCGCCGGGAGCGCCGCCCGGGGCCGAGCTTGCCGTGGTTCGCAAAGACGAGGGCGCCTCGAGCCCGCTTGCCGGGGGCAAGGGGCAGCGCCGTTTGGTGTTCGATCCGAGCGCCACGGGCGATGCCTCGCTCGCGCTCGAGGTGGCGGAGTTCGCCCCCGGGTCGAGCTTGCCGCGCCAGCTTCATCCAAGCTCCGAGGCCTTCATGTGGGTCGTGTCGGGGGGAGGTGTCGTAAAGGCCGGCGCCGAGGATGTGTCATTTGGCGCGGGCCACGCGGTCTTCGTACCTGCCGGACAGCCCTATACGCCCCGCTTCGAGGGCGAGGCTCCGACGGTCGCCGTCCGACTCTTTGCGCCCGCAGGCCCCGAACACGCGCCGGGGCAGCCCGCCTCCGCCCCCGGTGCGCCGGCATCAAATCCCAAAACTCCCTCCGCGGCTCCCGCGGTCAGCCCGCAACCTGGAAACAACCGATGA
- a CDS encoding tetratricopeptide repeat protein: protein MGRLLQAQGAEAPEVQAEFLRALESDSSHREALGALEGMARAANLPSDLVQLLEMRASVATEAAEQVPLLREIADLYRGPLGNAAAGLPALEKLTALVPDDLEVREAYGQVLISVGRVEEGEGLLESLIEGLMQKRQMKAVARLRGTLGLAAEARGDVAKALAHLEAAQQLDASSPRVAVALGRLAESAGDLQKAFKYYRNLLLLSFDEGAAGITKPEVYLALARLHLAEGETSKARGMVDRGLGVAPNHPDLKQLSEALKRAS, encoded by the coding sequence ATGGGGCGCTTGCTGCAAGCGCAAGGGGCCGAGGCGCCCGAGGTGCAGGCGGAGTTTCTGCGCGCGCTCGAGTCCGATAGCTCCCACCGCGAAGCCTTGGGGGCGCTCGAGGGCATGGCTCGCGCCGCGAACCTCCCGTCAGACCTCGTTCAGCTGCTCGAGATGCGGGCGTCGGTGGCAACGGAGGCCGCGGAGCAGGTGCCTCTTCTCAGGGAGATCGCCGACCTTTACCGCGGCCCGCTGGGGAACGCGGCCGCGGGTCTTCCGGCGCTGGAAAAACTCACCGCTCTGGTTCCCGACGACCTCGAGGTGCGGGAAGCCTACGGCCAGGTCTTGATTTCGGTGGGGCGGGTGGAAGAGGGCGAAGGTCTGCTCGAATCCCTCATCGAAGGGCTCATGCAGAAACGACAGATGAAGGCCGTCGCGCGCCTGCGGGGCACTTTGGGACTGGCGGCCGAGGCCCGCGGAGACGTGGCGAAGGCGCTGGCGCATCTCGAAGCGGCCCAGCAACTCGACGCTTCGTCGCCCAGGGTGGCGGTGGCGCTTGGGCGCTTGGCCGAGTCAGCGGGGGATCTACAAAAAGCCTTCAAATATTATCGAAACTTACTTCTGCTCTCGTTCGACGAAGGGGCAGCCGGCATCACGAAGCCCGAGGTGTATCTGGCGCTGGCGCGGCTGCACCTGGCCGAAGGCGAAACGTCGAAGGCCCGCGGCATGGTGGATCGCGGTCTGGGTGTAGCCCCGAACCACCCCGATCTGAAGCAGCTCTCAGAGGCGTTGAAGCGGGCGTCGTAA
- a CDS encoding acyl-CoA dehydrogenase family protein: MRFEPSAEQALVARTARAFAQDVLLPRAAARDRAHTFPEEEMRRMAELGLVGLTVPPSEGGVGMGALAQAEVVAALAEADASVAVTLAVTNMVAESLAREGDAHVKARFLRPLCAGGLVAGAFALSEAGAGSDPAGMRTLCRKHGGGYRLDGSKQWITSGDRAGVFVVMARHEGPPGERPRFSAFVLPAGTPGLSVGPPENKLGQRGSTTVPLTLEAVDLPAHARLGAEGDGFRIAMAALDGGRINVAAMAVGVSRAALGAALAYAQQREQFGKPLSAFQAIQVSLADAATQLEAAWLMVARAAWAKDAGLPCTQAAAEAKLFASEAAQRICDSALQVHGGYGYTREFPVERFVRDARVMTIYEGTSQIQKLVVARHVLQALRETQHV; the protein is encoded by the coding sequence ATGCGATTCGAGCCGTCTGCGGAACAGGCCCTCGTGGCCCGCACCGCCCGCGCCTTCGCCCAGGATGTGCTGCTGCCCCGGGCCGCGGCCCGGGATCGCGCACACACCTTTCCCGAGGAGGAGATGCGGCGCATGGCAGAGCTCGGGTTGGTAGGCCTGACGGTCCCGCCGAGCGAGGGCGGGGTGGGCATGGGCGCCTTGGCACAGGCCGAAGTGGTGGCGGCGCTCGCCGAGGCGGATGCGTCCGTGGCGGTGACCTTGGCCGTGACGAACATGGTGGCCGAGAGCCTCGCGCGCGAAGGCGATGCCCACGTCAAGGCGCGCTTTTTGCGTCCGCTCTGCGCGGGCGGTCTCGTGGCGGGTGCGTTCGCGCTCAGCGAAGCGGGAGCGGGCAGTGACCCGGCGGGCATGCGGACCCTTTGTCGCAAGCACGGCGGCGGGTACCGTCTCGACGGGAGCAAACAGTGGATCACCTCAGGGGACCGGGCCGGGGTCTTCGTGGTCATGGCCCGTCACGAAGGGCCGCCGGGGGAGCGGCCGCGGTTCTCTGCGTTCGTTCTGCCCGCAGGCACGCCGGGGCTTTCCGTAGGGCCGCCCGAAAACAAGCTTGGACAGCGCGGGTCGACCACGGTGCCCTTGACTCTCGAGGCCGTGGATCTTCCCGCGCACGCGCGGCTTGGCGCCGAGGGCGACGGCTTTCGCATCGCCATGGCCGCGCTCGATGGCGGTCGCATCAACGTGGCCGCCATGGCCGTGGGCGTTTCGCGTGCCGCGCTGGGGGCGGCTTTGGCGTACGCCCAGCAGCGTGAGCAGTTCGGGAAGCCCTTGTCCGCGTTTCAGGCAATTCAGGTCTCCTTGGCGGACGCGGCGACCCAGCTCGAGGCAGCGTGGCTGATGGTGGCGCGGGCCGCCTGGGCGAAGGACGCGGGATTGCCGTGCACGCAGGCCGCCGCGGAGGCCAAGTTGTTTGCCAGCGAGGCGGCGCAGCGGATCTGCGATAGCGCCTTGCAGGTCCATGGCGGTTACGGGTACACACGGGAGTTTCCCGTGGAGCGCTTTGTGCGCGATGCTCGCGTCATGACGATTTACGAAGGCACCAGCCAAATTCAAAAGCTGGTGGTGGCCCGCCACGTCCTGCAGGCGCTGAGGGAGACGCAACATGTCTGA
- a CDS encoding cobalamin B12-binding domain-containing protein, with product MSEPVGRRLRILVAKPGLDGHDRGAKVVARALADAGYEVIYTGLHQTPDMIAAAAVQESVDAVGLSIMSGAHMTQFPAVKRALEARGAADVPVFGGGIIPDEDAESLISSGLAAAIFKPGTSLQQIVNWIETTLRPALNEPSWPPPQDLPPA from the coding sequence ATGTCTGAACCTGTGGGACGCCGGTTGCGGATTCTCGTGGCGAAGCCCGGCCTCGATGGTCACGATCGGGGGGCAAAGGTGGTGGCCCGTGCCCTGGCAGATGCCGGTTACGAAGTCATCTATACGGGCCTTCACCAGACCCCCGACATGATCGCAGCGGCCGCGGTGCAGGAGTCCGTGGACGCGGTGGGGCTGTCCATCATGTCCGGAGCTCACATGACCCAGTTCCCGGCGGTCAAGCGTGCGCTCGAAGCCAGGGGCGCGGCCGACGTACCGGTGTTCGGCGGAGGCATCATCCCGGACGAAGACGCGGAGAGCCTCATTTCGTCCGGCCTCGCCGCCGCCATTTTCAAGCCGGGCACGTCCCTGCAGCAGATCGTGAATTGGATCGAGACGACCTTGCGTCCAGCCTTGAACGAACCCTCTTGGCCCCCTCCCCAGGATCTTCCACCCGCATGA
- a CDS encoding SAM-dependent chlorinase/fluorinase, with protein sequence MSIVTFTTDFGWADGYVGAMKGVVLSRARGVTLVDICHEVPPQDVAAGAFALAQAAPHFPPGTVHVAVVDPGVGGARAEVIVLAKNHLFVGPDNGLLTLVAPRPDAIFAIESPAFRRHPVSPTFHGRDVFAPAAGLLAAGVPPEEAGRMMSTLAPLANAVGAEADGHAHVVHVDHYGNVVTSLRQEALPPGARSVRMFVTRDEGPLPLQLPVRKTFADVDPDAALVYVGSAGLLEIAVRNGSAAARFGLRRGVNLSIEVIET encoded by the coding sequence ATGTCAATCGTTACGTTCACGACCGATTTCGGGTGGGCCGACGGCTACGTGGGAGCCATGAAGGGCGTGGTGCTGTCCCGCGCCCGGGGCGTCACGTTGGTCGACATCTGCCACGAGGTTCCGCCGCAAGACGTGGCGGCGGGTGCCTTCGCGTTGGCCCAGGCGGCGCCTCATTTTCCGCCCGGAACCGTTCACGTGGCGGTCGTCGACCCCGGCGTGGGCGGCGCACGGGCCGAGGTGATCGTATTGGCGAAGAACCACCTGTTCGTGGGTCCCGACAACGGCCTTTTGACGCTCGTGGCTCCCCGGCCCGACGCGATCTTTGCCATCGAGTCGCCTGCTTTTCGTCGCCATCCGGTCAGCCCCACCTTTCACGGACGCGATGTCTTCGCGCCTGCCGCCGGGCTTTTGGCAGCGGGCGTGCCTCCCGAGGAGGCGGGGCGCATGATGTCGACCCTGGCGCCGCTTGCCAATGCGGTGGGGGCCGAGGCCGATGGGCACGCCCATGTGGTTCACGTGGACCACTACGGCAACGTGGTGACGTCTCTGCGTCAGGAGGCGTTGCCCCCGGGGGCCCGTTCGGTGCGCATGTTCGTCACGCGCGACGAAGGTCCCTTGCCGCTCCAACTTCCCGTGAGAAAAACCTTCGCGGACGTCGACCCCGACGCGGCTTTGGTCTACGTCGGTTCGGCGGGGCTCCTCGAGATTGCCGTACGCAACGGGTCGGCCGCTGCCCGCTTCGGCCTACGAAGGGGCGTCAACCTGAGCATCGAGGTCATCGAGACATGA
- the meaB gene encoding methylmalonyl Co-A mutase-associated GTPase MeaB, translating to MRDLENGVPAARVCLASLAAHLGRAFVLGVTGAPGAGKSTLVDALLVAYRARGQAVGVVAVDPSSPLSGGALLGDRVRMQRHATDDGVFIRSLASRGNLGGLSRATEDVVDVLDAAGFGVVIVETVGVGQDEVEVAALADVTLVVTVPGLGDGVQALKSGLLELADVFVVNKADREGADLVEKDLQTMLALRGVGPKDVPIVRTQASAGVGVERLLDVLEARRVTLDRQAREARRRRRTELRLRAAVLSRMAVLADDAAGGAAGWAARAEAVIAGRSAFHEAVAGVFTNLRLPTSST from the coding sequence ATGCGCGACCTGGAAAACGGAGTGCCTGCCGCTCGGGTGTGCCTGGCCTCGCTGGCGGCGCACCTCGGGCGCGCCTTCGTGCTGGGGGTCACGGGGGCTCCAGGCGCTGGCAAAAGCACCCTGGTGGATGCTCTGCTCGTGGCTTATCGGGCGCGGGGCCAGGCGGTGGGTGTGGTGGCCGTCGATCCCTCGAGTCCGCTTTCGGGGGGAGCTTTGCTGGGAGATCGGGTCCGCATGCAGCGGCACGCCACAGACGACGGCGTCTTCATTCGCTCCCTGGCGTCGCGAGGAAACTTGGGGGGGCTGTCGCGAGCCACCGAGGACGTGGTGGACGTGCTCGACGCGGCAGGGTTCGGGGTGGTGATCGTGGAGACGGTGGGGGTGGGGCAGGACGAGGTCGAAGTGGCGGCCCTGGCCGACGTCACGCTGGTGGTCACCGTGCCGGGCCTCGGCGATGGCGTTCAGGCGCTCAAGTCGGGTTTGCTCGAGTTGGCTGACGTGTTCGTGGTCAACAAGGCGGACCGCGAGGGGGCTGACCTCGTCGAAAAAGACCTTCAGACGATGTTGGCGCTCCGGGGCGTGGGCCCGAAGGACGTGCCCATCGTACGCACACAGGCCTCGGCAGGCGTGGGTGTGGAGCGGCTACTCGACGTGCTCGAGGCCCGGCGTGTGACCCTCGATCGACAGGCGCGAGAAGCCCGCCGGCGTCGCCGGACCGAGCTGCGTTTGCGTGCGGCGGTGCTTTCCCGGATGGCAGTGTTGGCTGACGACGCGGCGGGGGGCGCCGCGGGCTGGGCCGCCCGGGCGGAGGCTGTCATCGCAGGCCGCAGCGCCTTTCACGAAGCCGTCGCGGGGGTGTTCACGAACCTACGCTTGCCTACGTCGTCAACCTGA
- a CDS encoding acyl-CoA dehydrogenase family protein, with the protein MNFTLNEEQTLLQQSVREFCQRHIVPFAATWDAEERFPLEVIAPMAELGLLGMQIPTQYGGSGMSTLDYVVALEEVAKADASMGLTMASHNSLCTGHIFQAGNEAQKRTYLPQLASGKVLGAWGLTEPGSGSDAGAARTRATRKESPGGAVTWSISGSKTFITQGSVAGIYTVLASTSPEKKQRGLTAFVIEKGTPGFRVGRKIEKMGLHASDTTELILEDVEVSDAQRLGEIDAGFFDTLKILDKGRVGIGAWAVGIGTAAFEAALKYAKDRVQFGRSIASFQAIQHMLADMATDLEAARLLVWRAACLLDEGQKMTREASVAKYFAGKAAMRACNAAIQIHGGYGYTREFPVERFFRDAKLAEIGEGTNEVQKMVIARELLKDVA; encoded by the coding sequence ATGAACTTCACCTTGAACGAAGAGCAGACGCTGCTGCAGCAATCGGTACGCGAGTTCTGCCAGCGGCACATAGTCCCCTTCGCAGCCACGTGGGACGCCGAAGAGCGATTTCCCCTCGAGGTGATCGCGCCCATGGCTGAGCTTGGCCTTTTGGGTATGCAGATCCCCACCCAGTACGGCGGTTCGGGCATGAGCACGCTCGACTACGTCGTGGCTCTCGAGGAGGTGGCGAAGGCCGATGCGTCGATGGGGCTCACGATGGCCTCCCACAATTCACTCTGCACCGGCCACATCTTCCAGGCCGGTAACGAGGCCCAAAAGCGCACGTACTTGCCGCAACTGGCTTCGGGCAAAGTTCTCGGGGCGTGGGGGCTCACGGAGCCTGGGTCGGGATCCGACGCAGGCGCGGCGCGCACGCGGGCGACCCGCAAGGAGAGCCCGGGAGGGGCGGTGACGTGGTCTATCTCGGGAAGCAAGACCTTCATTACCCAGGGAAGCGTGGCCGGCATTTACACGGTTCTCGCCTCGACCAGCCCCGAAAAAAAACAGCGGGGGCTCACGGCCTTCGTCATCGAAAAGGGCACGCCGGGCTTCCGGGTGGGGCGCAAGATAGAGAAAATGGGCCTTCATGCCTCCGACACCACGGAGCTCATCCTCGAGGACGTCGAGGTGTCGGACGCCCAGCGGCTGGGAGAGATCGACGCTGGTTTTTTCGACACGCTCAAGATCCTCGACAAGGGGCGCGTGGGCATCGGCGCGTGGGCAGTGGGCATAGGCACGGCCGCCTTCGAGGCCGCGCTTAAGTACGCCAAGGACCGTGTCCAGTTCGGGCGCTCGATCGCCAGCTTCCAGGCGATCCAGCACATGCTGGCGGACATGGCCACCGACCTCGAGGCGGCGCGTTTGCTGGTGTGGCGTGCGGCGTGTCTGTTGGACGAAGGCCAGAAAATGACCCGCGAGGCTTCGGTGGCGAAATACTTCGCAGGCAAGGCGGCCATGCGCGCTTGCAATGCGGCCATCCAGATTCATGGCGGATACGGCTACACCCGCGAATTCCCCGTGGAGCGCTTCTTCCGGGACGCCAAGCTCGCCGAAATCGGTGAGGGGACCAACGAGGTGCAAAAGATGGTCATCGCGCGCGAGTTGCTCAAGGACGTGGCGTGA